The Podospora pseudopauciseta strain CBS 411.78 chromosome 2 map unlocalized CBS411.78m_2, whole genome shotgun sequence genome has a window encoding:
- the TRF2 gene encoding Transcription elongation factor SPT4 (COG:K; EggNog:ENOG503NU1B), whose product MATDVVKQEEGLTLHTPQLSTSPCSTKSSLPASNATTPTKDMKMETKPGQSASRRPPRKSTLTQQQKNQKRQRATQDQLTTLEIEFNKNPTPTATVRERIAEEINMTERSVQIWFQNRRAKIKMLAKKSLESGEELDTMIPESMRQYLAMQAMESGKSIPGFFGRPGPFPYGHQGMMGAEQGGQGKVLIHHLNCRSLTIGRWTRVGQNAMDLIVFYSPDKCTMTYYINNEQAGYKIEYPFSYIKNIYLNNSDDHHAGITIELLEAPFFYMDSATTSTFIQVNDFTEDLQASRCMTHHLGGNPKALSGQLAKLVSLESFMHRHTAPPPPPPMFDQLHTLSMSAPVSPQARPSSQPNFAQPHVGMFQETQWGIAAQHHTMMMRGPGHKRQRSRSVPGPIDFQTMQLLQNPPSFHITQPEGQPHTQNPHIFSPIPQQPNMLGPIGPNLRIDTRAGFGSLDMRQYPLSATTAPSPSEFSSPNYFASQAPEPNGLPAGSFTPYSGTFSPMVNPASLGVPPPSISPLSFNHPDPAIVGESPPMSMPPMCDGSAISDDGSMNDMYPGNKHTMTLPLHPHSPFMEQSQSEIELNQYMDLKHYDVDPASLSPESVQAQ is encoded by the exons ATGGCTACCGACGTGGTCAAGCAAGAGGAGGGCCTGACCCTCCACACTCCTCAGCTCTCGACTTCGCCATGCTCCACCAAATCCTCATTGCCAGCATCTAAtgccaccactcccaccaagGATATGAAGATGGAGACGAAGCCCGGGCAAAGCGCTTCGCGGCGCCCACCCCGCAAGAGCACTCTCacccagcagcagaagaacCAAAAACGACAGCGCGCCACTCAAGATCAATTGACCACGCTCGAGATTGAGTTCAACAAGAATCCCACACCCACAGCTACCGTTCGTGAGAGGATAGCGGAGGAAATCAACATGACCGAGAGGTCTGTTCAGATCTGGTTCCAGAACCG ACGTGCCAAAATCAAGATGCTCGCAAAGAAGAGCCTCGAAAGCGGCGAGGAGTTGGATACCATGATTCCTGAATCTATGCGCCAATATCTTGCCATGCAAGCCATGGAATCCGGAAAGAGCATCCCTGGCTTCTTCGGTCGCCCGGGTCCGTTCCCCTATGGACACCAGGGCATGATGGGCGCCGAGCAGGGTGGCCAGGGCAAAGTTT TGATTCATCATCTCAACTGCCGGTCGCTCACCATCGGAAGATGGACCCGTGTTGGGCAGAATGCGATGGATCTCATCGTTTTCTACTCCCCTGACAAGTGCACCATGACCTACTATATCAACAACGAGCAGGCTGGCTACAAGATCGAGTACCCATTCTCCTACATCAAGAACATCTACCTCAATAACTCGGATGATCACCACGCTGGAATCACGATTGAGCTGCTCGAGGCTCCCTTCTTCTACATGGACTCGGCGACCACCTCGACCTTCATCCAGGTGAATGACTTCACTGAAGACCTGCAAGCTTCTCGCTGCATGACCCACCACCTCGGTGGTAACCCCAAGGCTTTGAGCGGTCAATTGGCCAAATTGGTCAGCCTGGAGTCGTTCATGCACCGTCATACcgcgccgcctcctccccccccgaTGTTTGACCAGCTCCACACGCTCTCCATGTCTGCCCCCGTGTCGCCCCAGGCCAGACCCTCTTCTCAGCCAAACTTTGCTCAGCCGCATGTGGGCATGTTCCAGGAAACCCAGTGGGGAATTGCTGCTCAACATCACACCATGATGATGCGTGGGCCAGGCCACAAGAGACAGCGTAGTCGCAGTGTGCCGGGTCCCATCGACTTCCAGACCATGCAGCTTTTGCAAAACCCTCCGAGCTTCCACATCACTCAGCCAGAGGGCCAGCCACACACGCAGAATCCACACATCTTCAGCCCAATTCCCCAGCAGCCCAACATGCTTGGTCCCATCGGGCCAAATCTGCGGATCGACACCCGTGCTGGTTTCGGCAGTCTGGACATGCGCCAGTATCCTCTCTCCGCGACAACAGCCCCCTCGCCATCAGAGTTCTCGAGCCCCAACTACTTTGCCTCACAAGCTCCAGAGCCCAACGGTCTTCCTGCTGGCAGCTTCACGCCATATAGCGGTACTTTCTCGCCCATGGTGAATCCTGCCAGCCTGGGTGTTCCTCCGCCTTCCATCTCACCGCTCTCATTCAACCATCCCGACCCGGCCATTGTCGGCGAATCTCCTCCCATGTCGATGCCGCCAATGTGCGATGGTTCGGCCATTTCCGATGACGGCAGTATGAATGACATGTACCCAGGCAACAAGCACACCATGACGTTGCCGCTTCACCCACATTCGCCCTTCATGGAGCAGAGCCAGAGCGAGATAGAGCTGAACCAGTACATGGATCTCAAACATTACGACGTGGATCCGGCTTCTCTGTCGCCAGAAAGCGTCCAGGCCCAATAG
- a CDS encoding uncharacterized protein (COG:S; EggNog:ENOG503Q6X3) — MSAPNEKTPAKKAGKEIPHPRRILAVSLAQSAGELSAVIKELTGSHPLPSDSTDDENTPSLAGTTHLLPLSTQYYTASVPIWLDLVSSPQEWSSSFLSEEAKEVLLVLGGVIIVVELSPSLSSSISTSTVTEHQKLVKEVGKVVREGLGGWEWDGVGLVIGVSQQAIMGDDDVLDEWEDVAAEAGLEFVAYTKGREQEEGKRNEFGERMGIARVREALEANDWSGGGAPGEEGDGLGFGEGDEDDDKEFDPKGLGYGYDREDFEGLKRAIWEQIGEEIDTTGEGKGKEEEGEEEIGDDDIRSLEQMMVKLRAVRDMSAGLPEQQRKRMAKQAVEEVMREL, encoded by the exons ATGAGCGCCCCAAACGAAAAGACCCCCGCGAAGAAAGCCGGCAAGGAAATCCCACACCCTAGACGGATCCTCGCCGTGTCGTTGGCGCAGTCAGCTGGGGAGTTGAGTGCTGTTATCAAAG AACTCACCggctcccaccccctcccatcagACTCAACCGATGATgaaaacaccccctccctcgcgGGAACAACCCACCTTTTACCCCTTTCCACACAATATTACACCGCCTCTGTCCCCATCTGGCTTGATCTTGTCTCTTCTCCGCAGGAATGGTCAAGTTCGTTTTTGTCGGAGGAGGCAAAGGAGGTGTTgctggttttggggggggttatTATTGTTGTCGAGCTCTCTCCTTCTTTGTCTTCCAGcatatcaacatcaacgGTAACAGAGCATCAAAAATTGGTTAAAGAGGTTGGGAAGGTGGTCAGGGAagggttgggagggtgggagtgggatggTGTCGGGCTTGTTATTGGTGTTAGCCAGCAGGCCATAATGGGGGATGACGACGTGTTGGATGAGTGGGAGGATGTTGCTGCCGaggcggggttggagtttGTGGCTTATACCAAGGGCAGAGAGCAGGAGGAAGGGAAGAGGAATGAgtttggggagaggatggggattgcgagggtgagggaggcgttggaggctAATGATTGgtctgggggaggggcaccaggggaggagggggatggtttgggttttggggagggggatgaggatgacgataAAGAGTTTGACCCCAAGGGGTTGGGGTATGGCTATGACAGGGAGGAttttgaggggttgaagagggcGATTTGGGAGCagattggggaggagattgacaccacgggggaggggaaagggaaggaggaggaaggggaggaagagattggggatgatgatatcAGGAGCCTGGAGCAGATGATGGTCAAGTTGCGGGCTGTGAGGGATATGAGTGCTGGTTTGCCGGAGcagcagaggaagaggatggctAAGCaggctgtggaggaggttatGAGGGAGCTGTGA